The Procambarus clarkii isolate CNS0578487 chromosome 56, FALCON_Pclarkii_2.0, whole genome shotgun sequence genome includes a region encoding these proteins:
- the LOC123751751 gene encoding ice nucleation protein-like: MADTGSMVTADSGSIATADTGRIATAYKGSIAMADTGSIATSDTRSLVTADTASIDSADTGSIAPADTGSIVTAVSGSIVTADTGSIVTADTGSIFTADTEFSHF; the protein is encoded by the coding sequence ATGGCTGACACAGGAAGTATGGTCACGGCTGACTCTGGGAGTATAGCCACGGCTGACACGGGGAGAATAGCCACGGCTTACAAAGGGAGTATAGCCATGGCTGATACAGGGAGTATAGCCACTTCTGACACAAGAAGTTTAGTTACTGCTGACACAGCGAGTATTGACTCGGCTGACACCGGAAGTATTGCTCCGGCTGACACTGGAAGTATAGTCACGGCTGTCTCAGGGAgtatagtcacggctgacacggggagtatagtcacggctgacacagggagtatatTCACGGCTGATACAGAGTTTAGCCACTTCTGA